DNA sequence from the bacterium genome:
GCGGAGCTCCCGGATTGGGCCTCGATATTATCGTCCACTTTCTCAGAGACAAACACCGTTCCCGACAGAAGTCCGCAGCCGCCCAGCGCGACCAGCAGCATGAGCGAAGCTGCCGCGAGAAGGATAGTAAGAGTTCTCATGAGCTTGCTCCTTGCTATTTGGTCTTGATGGGAATGAAATACTGCACACCGATCAGGCTCTGCCAGTTCTTGCGTGACGCCTTGTTGTCATGGAACGGCATCATCAGAAAGGAAGAGTTGACGTCCAGATATAACTGGCGTTGATAGAGATTGACACCCAGCCCGCCGCCAAACGCCCAACCGAACAGATTGTCGCTTTCCTTCCAGCTATCCCCAAAGCTCAATGAATTGCTGGTCATACCGATCAGTCCGTATGGCCAAATGTTGGCGGCGTCTTTCTTGGCGAACAGGACGTGGAGGCCGAATCCCGTCAACGTCCCGCCTTTGTACTTCAGCTTCTCTACGACATCGAACGGGGCTTCCTCTTCGACGTCGCCTTGCGACGTACCCCGCACGATGATTTGCGCGTGGACAAACCTCCACACATTGCCCCGCACGCTGATAGCCCACATCGGTCCCGAGCCGACGTCGTCCTGAATGATCGGCATATCGAATCCGCCGTAGGCGCCG
Encoded proteins:
- a CDS encoding porin family protein, whose translation is MRVFLAIVALSLTIPALAGSYPLGVGAYGGFDMPIIQDDVGSGPMWAISVRGNVWRFVHAQIIVRGTSQGDVEEEAPFDVVEKLKYKGGTLTGFGLHVLFAKKDAANIWPYGLIGMTSNSLSFGDSWKESDNLFGWAFGGGLGVNLYQRQLYLDVNSSFLMMPFHDNKASRKNWQSLIGVQYFIPIKTK